A stretch of Miscanthus floridulus cultivar M001 chromosome 13, ASM1932011v1, whole genome shotgun sequence DNA encodes these proteins:
- the LOC136499133 gene encoding uncharacterized protein: MYNREQPPPPQAQQQLMAPPRMSFSSDFALEPPPPPRPPGRADADFEFSPAGSRPMMDADQLFSKGRILPLREAAPRPPTTLRDELRAAPGAADRGRRGPARWKELLGLKSRAHAQKKGAAGAAAASAADAHVDLGEHGEAAE, from the exons ATGTACAACCgggagcagccgccgccgccgcaggcccagcagcagctcatggcGCCGCCGCGGATGTCCTTCTCCAGCGACTTCGcgctggagccgccgccgccgccgaggccgccGGGCCGCGCGGACGCGGACTTCGAGTTCTCGCCGGCGGGCAGCCGGCCCATGATGGACGCGGACCAGCTCTTCTCCAAGGGCCGCATCCTGCCGCTGCGGGAGGCCGCGCCGCGGCCACCGACGACCCTGCGCGACGAGCTGCGCGCGGCGCCGGGCGCCGCCGACCGCGGCCGCCGCGGGCCTGCACGGTGGAAGGAGCTGCTGGGGCTGAAGAGCCGGGCGCACGCGCAGAAGAAGGGGGCCGCCGGGGCAGCAGCCGCGTCCGCCGCTGACGCTCACGTG GATCTTGGAGAGCATGGAGAGGCAGCAGAGTGA